In Pseudoroseomonas cervicalis, the DNA window CGCCACCGCCTCGCGCAGGATCGCCTCGCGCGCCGCATCATCCTGGGTGGTCAGCGCGCGCTCGGTCAGCGCGTCCAGCTCGGGGTTGCTGTAGCGGCTGAAATTCGGCGAGCCCCAGCCCTTCTCGCGGTCATAGGTGCCGACGACATTGCGCAGCAGGGAGCTGGCCTCGCCGGTCGAGCTGCCCCAGCCGCCCAGGCGGAAGCCGAATTCCTGCTTCGGGCCGCGCGCCAGGTAGCTGGCCCAGGGCAGCGCCTCGACCTCGGTGCGCACGCCGATGCGGGTCCAGAACTGCGCCACCGCCTGGGCGGTGCGCGCATCGCCCGGGTAGCGGTCATTCGGCGTCGAGAGCACCAGGCGGAAGCCCTCCGGGAAGCCGGCCTCGGCCAGCAGGCGGCGCGCCGCGGCCGGGTCGGCCGGCACCACGCGCAGCTCCGGATTGTGCGAATAGGTGCCCTCCGGCAGCCATTGCGCGGTGGGGATGGCGCTGCCCTCCATCACCCGGCTGGCCAGCGCCTGGCGGTCGATGGCCAGGTCCAGCGCGCGGCGCACCCGGCGGTCGAGGAAGGGGTTGCGCTCCAGCGGCCGGCCCTGGTGGTCGGTGACGCCGGGCACCGGCCCCTGGCGGGAGAAATCCGGCTGCAGGTAGATCACCCGCACGCCGGGCGTCTCGCTGACGCGCAGCCGCGGCTCGCGCTTCAGCCGCGCCAGATCGTTGGACGGCACCTGGTCGATGACATCGACATCGCCGGCCAGGATGGCGGCGCTGCGCGCGCCGTCATTCGGCAGGAAGCGGTAATCGACGCGCGCCCAGGGCTCGGCGTCGCCCCAATAGGCCTCGTTGCGGGTGAATTGCGCGCCCTGGCCGGGGCGGAAGCCGGCGAAGCGGTAGGGGCCGGTGCCGATGGCGGCGCGGCCGGTGTTGAACTGGTCCGGCAGCGGCCCCTCCACCGCGTGGCGGGCGATGATCTGCACGCTGGCGAGATCATTCGGCAGCAGCGGGTTCGGCCGGTCCAGATGCAGGCGCAGCGTGTGCGCATCCACCACCTCGACACGGCGGATCGGCCGCACGGCGTAGGAATAGCCGCCGCCGGTCGGGATGGTCGGCACGCGGGCGAAGGTGGCGGCGACATCCTCGGCGGTGAAGGGCTGGCCGTCATGCCAGGCCACATCACGGCGCAGGCGGAATTCCCACACCGTGTCGGAGATCGGCCGCCAGCTCTCGGCCAGGCCGGGCTGCAGCTGGAGCGCCGCGTCGCGCCGCACCAGCGCGTCGAAGAGATGCGCGGTGAGGGCGAAGTTCGAGGTGGTGTTGGAGATGTGCGGATCGACCGAGGCCACCGGATTGGCGACGCCGATGGTCAGGTCCTGCGCCAGCGCGCCGCCACACATCCCGCCCCAGGCGAGGCAGAGCGCGGCGAGGCCTCCCCGGAGGGTGCGGGAGGACGGACGGGAATGCGGCATGGCGGTTCCTTGGGTGGCAGGTGAGCCGGCCCAGTAAGGCGCCTGCAAAAAAGTGAGTCAATAATTATACGATCAAAAACGACATTAATACGTGTCGCGCGCCGAGGCCGCGCCGCGCGGCGGGCGCCGGCGTCGCGCCTTTCAGCCGCCCCGCCGCGAAGGAATACCGCTAAAATCATTGACTCACGGCGGATTCGCCGATCACGATGGGTTTGCGTGAATTAACCGAACCGCATCGTGGTTCCGCCGCGCGGCCAGGCCGCCGGCGCCGGCATCGGAAGGATCGGGCCATGTCGCTGCTGCTCCGGGCGGGTCTCGGCCTGCTCTCCTGCCTGCTGCTGCTGCGCCTGCTGGGCCTGGCGCCGCCCGCCAACCCGGGCGCCGCGCCGCCGGCCGGTGCCGCGCCCCTGCTGTCGCTGCGGCTGTGAGCCGCCCCCTCCCTCCCCGAGAAGATCGAGAACCGCATGAGCCTGCACATCACGGGTATGATCTGGGCCCGCCCCACCTCCGACCTGGAGCCGCAGAGCGGCCCCGCCTTCCAGCCCGACTACATCGAGCGCATCACCCGGGCGCATGAGGAAGGCGGCTTCGACCGCGTGCTGGCCGGCTACTGGACCAATGCGGCGGATGGCTTCCTGGTGCTGGCGCATGCCGCATCGGTCGCCAGGCGCATCCATTTCCTGCTGGCGCACCGGCCCGGCTTCGTCGCGCCCACCCTGGCCGCGCGCAAGATCGCCACGCTGGAGAACCTGACCGGCGGCCGCCTGGCGCTGCATGTCATCTCCGGCGGCGAGGATGCCGACCAGCGCAAGGATGGCGACTATGCCGACCACGCCGCGCGCTACCGCCGCACCGACGAGTTCCTGACCCTGCTGCGCCGCAGCTGGACGGAAACCGCGCCCTTCGACCATGAGGGCGAATTCTACCGCGTGCAGCAGGCGCATTCCGATGTGCGGCCGCTGCAGCGCCCGGGCCTGCCGATCTTCTTCGGCGGCGCCTCCGATTCCGCCATCCGCGTCGCCGGGCGGCATGCCGATGTCTATGCGCTGTTCGGCGAGCCGCTGGCCGACACCGCCGCCATGCTGCGCCGGGTGCAGGCGGGGGTGCCGGCGGGGCGCGCCCTGGAATTCTCCTGGTCCAACCGCCCGATCATCGCCGCCACCGAGAAGCAGGCCTGGGAGAAGGCGCAGCATATCCGCGAGCGGGCGCTCGCCAAGCTGCGGCAGGCCGGCGATGCCGGGCTGATCCCGGCCGGGCAGGCGATCAATTCCCAGCGCCTGGTCGGGCTGTCGCAGCGCGGCGAGGTGCTGGATGAGCGGCTCTGGACCGCCATGGCGGGGGTGCTGGGCGGGCGCGGCAACAGCACCGCGCTGGTCGGCACGCCCGAGCAGGTGGCGCGCGCCATGCTGCGCTACCGCGAGATCGGCGTCTCCCACTACATCCTGCGCGGCTGGGACCCGCTCGAGGATGCGGTGCAATATGGGCGCGAGCTGATCCCGCTGCTGCGCGAGCTGGCGGCCGGGCAGGCGGTCGGCCGGGTCAGCGTCGCCGCCTGAGGCGCCCCAGGGGGCAGGCAAGGGGCGGGCAGGGGGGGCGCCACGCCGCCCCATGCCCGCCCCCGCATGGACAGCCCCCCGCGCCCGGCCCATCATGCCGGGGAAGAAGGCCGGCGGCCGGCTGCCGCGCGGCACCGCCCCGACCCGGCCAGCGAGGGGTGGGGCGTCCCATGACACAACGAGCACAGCGCGTCCGGCGCGAGAGCCGGCGATGAACCGCGTCGACCTGCTGGATTCCCGCACCGCCTGGCTGCGCCTCGGCGTCGTCGTGGCGCTGGCCACGCTGGGCGGCGTCGGCATGTGGTCGGTGGTGGTGACGCTGCCCTCGCTGCAGACGGAGTTCGGCATCACCCGCGGCGATGCCTCCATGGTCTACACCCTGGCCATGCTGGGCTTCGGCGCCGGCGGCGTGCTGATGGGGCGGCTGATCGACCGGCACGGCCCGATGCGGCCGCTGCTGGCGGCGACGGCGATGCTGGGCGGCGGCTATATCCTGGCCGGGCTGGCGCCGGGGCCGGTGGTCTTCACCCTGGCCCAGGCGCTGCTGATCGGCATGCTGGGCTCGGCCGCCGCCTTCACCCCGCTGGTGGCCGAGGTGTCGCTGTGGTTCCGCAAGCGGCGCGGTGTCGCGGTGGCCATCGCCGCCTCCGGCAACTACCTGGCCGGCGCGATCTGGCCGCCGGTGCTGAGCTGGCTGATCGGCGCCTATGGCTGGCGCACCGCGCATGTCATCGTCGGCCTGGTCTGCCTGGTGACGATGGCGCCGCTGGCCCTGCTGCTGCGCGCCCGGGCGCCCGAGATCCCGGCCGGCGCCGGTGCGGGCGAGGGCGGCGAGGGCCGCTCCTTCGGCCTGTCGCGCAATGCGCTGACCGTGCTGCTCTGCGCCGCCGGGGTGGCCTGCTGCGTCGCCATGGCGATGCCGCAGGTGCATATCGTCGCCTATTGCGGCGATCTCGGCTATGGCGTGGCGCGCGGGGCGGAGATGCTGTCGCTGATGCTGGCCTGCGGCATCGTCTCCCGCCTGGCCTCGGGCGTGATCGCCGACCGCATCGGCGGGCTGCGCACCCTGCTGCTGGGCTCGGTGCTGCAGGGGCTGGCGCTGTCGCTGTTCCTGTTCTTCGACGGGCTGGCCTCGCTCTATGTGCTCTCGGCGCTGTTCGGGCTGGTGCAGGGCGGCATCGTGCCCTCCTACGCCGTCATCGTGCGCGAGAGCTTCCCGGCCTCCGAGGCCGGCACCCGCGTCGGCATCGTGCTGATGGCGACGCTGGTCGGCATGGCACTGGGCGGCTGGCTGTCGGGGGTGATCTTCGACCTGACCGGCAGCTACGCGGCCGCCTTCCTCAACGGCATGTTGTGGAACCTGGCCAATGTGCTGATCATGGTGTCGCTGTTGGCGCGGCGGCGGGCGCGGCTGGCGACGGTGTGAGGCGCATCGATGGTGCCGGTCCCGGCGCGGTGGCCCTTCCGGCGCTCAGGCGAGTTGCCGGCGGGGCTGGTGTGCAAGGGGTGCTGGCCGGCCCGTTGCGCGCGCCAGCCTCGGACCGGCGCGGAGCGGTGGCGCCAGGCATGGACAACTTCGCGCCTGCAATATAGTCTGGAAGAATCCAGATTCTGGACTGAAAACCATGACCAAATTTGTGCTTTTTGGGTTCAGCATCTCTGAGCAGAGTTCCGGATTTGCGCCGCTCGTGAAAAATATGGCCGAATCATCCGCAGAAGGACTGGAGTTTTCCTTCAAGGCCATTGGGGGTGCCACGTTCAATGTCATCCCTTTTATTGCGGATCGCCTTGATTTTTCTGGCGCCGACTATGCTCTTCTGGAGATTTCGTCCTGCTTGCGCTTTGCGGCCGAACCGGAGGGCTACCTGCCGCATCTGCAGCGCATTGCCCATCATTGCATGAGCGTGGGCGCCATTCCCTGTTTCATCCATATGATGCGGCGGGCCATCGACTATGAAAACGATCCCCTGACCAATGCCATCGACGCCTTTGCGACGGAGCATGGTTATCCGGTGCTGGACCTCGTCCGCCCGATGCTGCGGTTCAAGGAACAGGGCCTCCTGCTGGACTATCTGAAGGACAGCACGCACACCGCTCCACTCGGTGCCGAATTCTACGCGCGCGAGGTCTTCGCCTTCATGCAGACCCTGGCGGCTCTCCGGCCGCAGCCCAGCAAGCCTGCCGCACTGCCGGAGGGGGAGGAAGAGCCCGCTTTTGTGCCCATCAGCGAACTGGTCCCGGATGGCACGGAGCTCAGCCTCTTCCGGCGAGCAAATCTCGAGCTTCCCTATCTTACGATCATGGAAGAGGAAGAGCGGCGCATCCAGCTGCCGGAGCATCACACATTCCGTGGCCTGCTGACGCTCAAGGGGCCGCGGACCGGGATGATGCAAATCAATTTTCACGATCAAAAAGTAAAAAAGAAGAAAATGATGTTTGATCGGAAGTCATATTACAGGAGGTATTCCTACTGGTTTGATCAGAGCATGCCCACCACTTCCTTCTCCGTGAAGCAGCTGTCTGGCTGCCCGCCTGTCGTGCTCGACAAGGGCGTCGCCTGGACAGGGGGGCGGGAGGCGCATGTGGTGGGCGTGTTGACTGCGCGGCGCAAAACGGCACCTGGCTGAGGCCCGTTCGGGACGGCCAGGCGGGCCAGCTGGCGCGCCTCGGAGCGCTTCCCCACAGAGCGCCACAATCCATTGGCCCGGCTGGATAGGCGTGTTGCCTGGCCGCACCCCGTCCGGCACTTGCGGCGGTCGATCCTGTCGCTGCCGCGGCCCTTGTGGATGACCAGCGTCACGCCCTGGAAGGTGCCCAGGTCGGGGCGCTGGTCGGATTCGATGACATGATCGTCCACCGTGATGATCTGGCCGCAGCATCAGGCGCTGCCGTCGAAGGTCATGCTGTCCGGCGTGTAGTTGCTGTTGCCCTTGAAGATCAGCAGCAATCCACCAGAACCGCGCCGGCACCGGCGCAAGTGTGGTTGGAAGATGTCGCGCCGAGGCTGGTTGATGTTCGGCTGCTCGGCCCCGGTGCTGTTGAGGCGCATCCTGCCCGCGAACAGCCGGTGGTGCAGCAGGCGGTTGAGGGGGCCGCCGAAGCCGTTGATCTTGTCGACATGGCGCCGCTTCTCGCTGGAAACAGGTCGGGCCCGCCCCGACGCGACGCCGATCGGTTCCTGGCCTATGGGCATTCTGTCTGCCGTCTTTGCCTGGGCTCTAGCCACAGCTTCGGCCAGTGAATTCTACTCAGTCGCGCTCCGGTCTTGAACGTCTTCCGCCGCCATCAGCAATCCCGCCTGCTGTGTGAGCCTTCCCGCACCCTCCAGGCGCGCCACCGCGGCGGACACAAGCTGGCGAAGCTGAGCGCTCACCAACTTGAACCCCAGTAGCCGGGGAACGGCGGCCCCGATCTCATCAGGGCTTGCCCCGAGGCCGGTCCGAGCAACCTGAAGAACGGCGGCTTCCACTTCCTGAGGCGGCAGAACGTCCAGCTTGCGTAGGGAGGTGGCCAACACACCGCTCCGGTCGCGGACCGCGATCGATTGGCCTGGTATCAACAGAAATTCGCCGTCCCGGATGAGCTTGCCCCGCTGCACGCCGACCTCGGCACCCCGTTCCACGGCCGCCTGTATGCGGCCACCGGCACGCTGCAGGCCCCAGGCGGTGCGCAGCCGCACGACAACCTCATCCAGATGCACGGGGCCTTCTACGGCGACGACCTGCTCAACGAGTTCGGCCATGCGGCCGCTGGCCACCTCGTGCATCTCTTGGCCAAGCGGTACCTGCGGCATCGCCTCGCGGTAAGGGGAAGCGCCCACGGCACTTGTTTCGGCGATCTCATTGTCGCCTTCCAGAACCTGACTTCTCTCGAGGGTCACCACATCGAGGGGCACGGCACGTCCGCCGAGACTGCCAGCCCTCTCCCGCTCCGCCAACTCGGCGCGGGCGGCCTCGATCGCCATGGCAATCCGCTCCAGCTGCTCCATGGGGCGCTGGAACCAGTCAGATCCCCAGACACGATGGATGATCCAGCCATGGTCCTCCAGCACTGCCTGCCGCAGGCGATCTCGGTCCCGGGCGGACCGGGAGCTGTGGTAGGCCGCGCCATCGCACTCAATGCCGAGCAGATACCGGCCCGGCCGCTCGGCATCCGCGATGGCCAAGTCGATGAAGAAGCCGGCAATGCCAACCTGGGGATGGACCTGGTAGCCACGGTCCTGCAGTGCGCGCCCGATCTGCTCCTCCAGAATGCTGTCTTGCTCCCGGCCGCTTCGATGGGCGACGTCAAGCCTGCCGGTCCGGGCATAGTGCAGGAATAGCTTCAGCGCGAAGACGCCTTTCCCCTTGACGCGCTCCAGGTCGATGTCCTCGTCCGTGATGGAGGCGAACACCTCGCAACGGCGCTTGGCGCGGCTTATGAGGACGTTCAGGCGCCGCTCGCCGCCATCAGCGCCAAGCGGGCCGAAGCGCATGGAGAAGGTGCCGTTCGCGTTCCGCCCATAGCCCACCGAGATCATGATGACGTCGCGTTCGTCACCCTGGACGTTCTCCAGGTTCTTGATGAAGAACGGCTCGCCCGGATGGGAGTGGAAGAACTTCTCCGTATCGGGATTCAGGCGCCGAAGGATTTCGAGCTCGTCCTGGATGGCGCGGCGCTGGCGGCTGGAGAAGGTGGCGACGCCCAGCGAGTGGCCAGGACTGGTCTTGGCATGGTGGATGACCTCCTGCGCCACCAGCTTGGCTTCGGCGGCATTCGTCCCCGTTCCGCCAGAGTCAAACACGCCGTCCGGCACGTGCCGGAAGGTCAGCCCCATTCCCGCTTCGCGCGTAAACGGGCTGGGGACGATGAACAGTTTGCTCTCGTAGAACTGGTGGTTCGATACCGCGATCAGAGATTGGTGTCGGCTGCGGTAGTGCCAGCGGAGCATGCGCTGAGGCAGGCCGCGTGCCATGAACAGGCCAAGGATGCTCTCGATGTCGGCAACGGACGCCCCGTCCTCGTCGTCCTCAACGTCGCCGCCAGTCATCTTGGCGAAGAAGCGGGTCGGCGGCAGCTGGCGCTCGTCGCCAACGACCACAACCTGACGGGATCGGGCGATGGCGCCGAGGGCGTCTACTGGCTGGATCTGGCTGGCCTCGTCCATGACCAGCAGGTCGAAGCTCATCGTGCCGGGCGTCAGGAACTGCGCGACCGAGAGCGGGCTCATCATCATGACAGGCTTCAACGCCTGGATGGCAGGTCCGGCGCGCTGGACGAGCTGGCGGATTGGCATGTGACCGCGGCGCCGGGCAATCTCCGCCCGCAGAACGCCCACAGGCCCCATGCCCACCTGGGCCGGAATCCGGCTGTGGTGCGCGCGGACGACCTCCAGCCGGGCGGCGTCGATGCGTTGCAGATCGAGCTCGGCGAACTCCCGGGCTCTGGCGCCGTGCAGTGCGCCGTCAAAGCGGCCGAGTTCCGGGTCCGCCCCCACCAGATTGGCCAGCAGGGCCTCGTAATAAGCCATCTGGAAGGAGGGGAGGGCATCGGTGGGTGCCAGGCGACCGTCCTGCAGGCGCTGCACGAGGGGCGTCAGGCCTGCCGCGCGGGGCGCGGTCGGCGCGTTCCCGATAGGACACCCATTTCGAGAGCTGTTCACGATGGGCCAGCCATTCCCGCAGCCGCGTGGCGAGCTCGACCAAGGGCAGGACGTCCAGTCTTTCCTTGCCGAATAGCGAGGCCATGTCGGCCCTGAGCGAGGCGAACACCTCCTCTATGTCCTTGACCAGCTCCTGCTGGCCGGTTTCGACGCGCTGCAGGGTTTCGATGAGCTCGCCACGGCCGGCGACGCGGGACGCCAGTTCCCGGATGTCTTGGTTCGACATTATCCACTGCGCCGCCTTGGCCAGCCCGCGCCAGTCGGACCGCTCGCCTTTCCAAGCGCGGCCGAAGGCTGCAGCGCCAAGCGATGCGCTGTCCTCGATGGCGCGCGATGCATCCTGGCGGGCGGCGATGCGGCGCAGGATTTCCAGCCGATCCGGCAATTGGACGGCGGCGGGCGCCGCAGCACAGGCCACCTCATCCGCTTCAGCTAGGGAGATAATCCTGGCGGCCAGATCCGGCAGCACCGCCCGCTCATCCGACATGCCTTCGCCGAACAGGGACGAGGCGCCGCCACCCGCCTCGGTCCGCAAGGAGACCAGCCTCCCACGGACCTCGGTGTAGAGTGCCTTCAACGCGCTCGTCATCTGCGACAGCGCGCTGCGCTGGGGCGTGCGGCCCGCGATCATCCGCGGTTCGGCGCCCAGGCCCCGCAGCGTGCGCATCCAGTCCACCAGGGCGATGAGGGGCGCTGAAGCCGACTTCTCGCCGCGCCAATCGGCGCCGAACGCCGACTTCCCGAACTCGTGCCCCTCCCTGATGGTGCGAATGGCCGCCTGACCCTTGGACAGCGTGTCCAACCGCTCCAGAAGTTCAGGCAGCGGCGCGTTCGGGTCACGGACAAGCGTGCGCAGCAGGGCGTTGGCTTGCCGCCACTCGCCATTCAGCATCTTGAGGAAACCGGTGTGCGTTGCCAGCGCCTGCCGGGCGCGGCTGACATCGGTCGTCCAGGCCGCATCGAGGAGGCTGTCGCCCAGCGACGCCTTTGCCCGCTCGAGCGAGGCGACGGCTTCCGCCAGATCACCGGCCTGCTCGACCCCATGGTCCCACACCGTGGCGGCGAAGGCTTCAGGGCTGGCATCGGGTGCGGCCGCCACTCGCTCGCCGGTGGCAATCAGGCGCTCGAGGCTGGCCAGGGTGCGCTCGCCGCCGGGGCGGCCCAGTTCGGCATCCAACTGGTCGGCGCCCGCCAGCAGCCGAGGCAGCGCGCCCCGCAACTGCCGGACATGGTCGAAGGCCGCGGCACCAAAGGCAGGCGGCAGGCTGGCGAAAGCGGTGATCGCGTCCGTGACTGAGGCTTCCAGACCGGCGGGAGTTACCCGCCCCTCAAGGCCAGCGGAAAACCGGTCGAAATCGTGGCCTGTGGCCAGCAGGCGCATCACCTCCCCGGCCTTGTCGGACCAGTGTGGCCAGCCTAGGGCGGCCGGGTCCATGTCGGGGGCCGAGGCGACGCGGCGCCCGAGGGCGGTGAGCCGTTGGGCGGCGGCAAAGCTGGGCGGCATGTCGGCCTCTAGCCCTTGCGCCAGTTCAGCCTGCATGGCGTTCCAGCCGCCGAGCTGGTGCAGCAACGCGGTCAGGCGGACCATCAGCCGCTCGACGTTTGTCGGCAGAACGACATCCAGCCCGACCCCGCGCCAGGGATGCCGGTCGGGCAGCCCGATGTCGAGGACGCGCTCCGCCATCTCGCCGACCAGCGCCTGACGATCGGCGACATCCTCCCGGCTCCAGCTCGGCGCGGCGGGCAAGTCGAAATCAACCGGGCGGCGCCCATCCTGCTGCAGACGGGCCAGCTGACCGAACACCTGATATGGGGTCAGCCCGGCCACGGGGTGGACACGGTGGATCCGTTCGACATGCGCGTTCAGCACGTCCCGGGCTTCTGTGAGGCGCCGGGTCAGCGCGTCCGGCCTGTCCCCCTTCGGAGTGCCGAGATTCCAGGTCCGCCGTAGCTCATCCAGGAAAGAGCGCTTATTGGCCTTGTTGCTGTGCAGTTCGAGGCAGGCATCCCCCAGGCCCGCCATGTCAAGGCGGCGCTTCACCACCTCAAGGGCCGCCATCTTTTCGGCCACGAACAGCACGGTCTTACCGTCGGCGATGGCGGAGGCGATGATGTTGGAGATGGTCTGCGACTTGCCCGTGCCGGGCGGGCCCTGGATGACCAGGTTGCGCCCCTGACGAACATCGTGGACGGCCAGCGTCTGGGAACTGTCGCAATCGACGATGTGCAGCATCTCGGCCGGGGCGATATGCCGATCGATCGGCGTGTCCTCGTGCAGCAACTCCTGGGCGCCATCGAAACCGTCCGCGAGCAGGGCACGGATCATGGGGCGGTCGGCGATGGTCTCGTTCTGTGGCCAGTTCGCCGGGTCCAGATCCCGGTACATCAGGAATTTGGCGAAGGAGAAGAAGCCGAGGACGATGTCGTCCGGTTTGACCTCCCATCCCTCCTTGGTCTCGATCGCCTTGGCGACCTCGTCAAAATAGGCGGCCGGATCGAAATCCTCGCCAGGGTCCAGCTCCGGGAGCTTCAGGGTGTGAATCCGGTCCAGATAGGCTTCGAGGGACAGATTGGCCGACAGATCCTCTGGCCGGGCGCGGAGCCGGAAGCGTTCCCCAGCCGTGCCGCGCTCCAGGGTGACCGGCACCAGCACCAGCGGCGCGTGGCGGATGTTCGCCGGGTTCTGCGGGTCGATCCATTTCAGCAGGCCAAGGGCGAGGTAGAGGACGTTGACGCCTTGCTCCTCCTCCAGGGTCCGGGCGTCCCCGTAGAGGTCCAGCAGTCGCTTCTGCAGGCCCTTGGATGTCATGCGGGTCTGCAGCCTGGTGTCCGCGTGACGGCTGGCGGTGCCCCGCTCCTCGAGGGTCTCGCTCTCCTCCGGCTGGGGCAGCTCGGGCAGGAAGAGCTCTGCCTCGGCCTTGGTCTTCGTATCAGCCTCGGCCTTCTCCTGGGCCGTCTCGCGGCCGGGGAGGAAGATGAGCGCCTTCCCGTCACGGACCAGCAGGCGAAACACCTCGGCGGACCGCTCGTCGACCACGTCAACCGTCCGGGCGGTCTGGGAGAACCTGGGAACGTTCAGGAGGCGGTTGCGCGCCGACATATCCAGAAGCTCGGCCCGTGCCCTTTCCAGCTTGGTGAGGATTGGGAGGTCGCCCTGGAACACCGAAACAGGCGCATCCGCCATGCTGAGTACCGCCGGAAAAATGTTCCCATACTGTTACAGATGGCCCCGGGAGCTGCAAGCGCCCCGGGGCAGGCTCAGTCCTCAAGGGTGATGCTTGCCCCTGAAACGACGAGCAGCCGGAGCGTTGCGCGCGGTCAGCGGAGCGGGGCTGATCATCACCGCCCCGGCGCCCCCAAGGCCTGTGCGGATTGCGCCACCGGCGCCGCGCCCGGCGCCCGGTCCACCTCCGGCCGCACGCGGAACCAGATGGCATAGAGCGCGGGCAGGAATACCAGGATCAGCACCGTGCCCACCGCCGTGCCGCCGATCAGCGTGTAGGCCATGGACCCCCAGAACACCGAATGCGTCAGCGGGATGAAGGCGAGCACCGCCGCCAGCGCGGTGAGGATCACGGGCCGCGCGCGCTGCACCGTCGCCTCGACGATGGCCTGGTAGGGTGACAGCCCCGCCGCCTCAT includes these proteins:
- a CDS encoding LLM class flavin-dependent oxidoreductase gives rise to the protein MSLHITGMIWARPTSDLEPQSGPAFQPDYIERITRAHEEGGFDRVLAGYWTNAADGFLVLAHAASVARRIHFLLAHRPGFVAPTLAARKIATLENLTGGRLALHVISGGEDADQRKDGDYADHAARYRRTDEFLTLLRRSWTETAPFDHEGEFYRVQQAHSDVRPLQRPGLPIFFGGASDSAIRVAGRHADVYALFGEPLADTAAMLRRVQAGVPAGRALEFSWSNRPIIAATEKQAWEKAQHIRERALAKLRQAGDAGLIPAGQAINSQRLVGLSQRGEVLDERLWTAMAGVLGGRGNSTALVGTPEQVARAMLRYREIGVSHYILRGWDPLEDAVQYGRELIPLLRELAAGQAVGRVSVAA
- a CDS encoding MFS transporter — translated: MNRVDLLDSRTAWLRLGVVVALATLGGVGMWSVVVTLPSLQTEFGITRGDASMVYTLAMLGFGAGGVLMGRLIDRHGPMRPLLAATAMLGGGYILAGLAPGPVVFTLAQALLIGMLGSAAAFTPLVAEVSLWFRKRRGVAVAIAASGNYLAGAIWPPVLSWLIGAYGWRTAHVIVGLVCLVTMAPLALLLRARAPEIPAGAGAGEGGEGRSFGLSRNALTVLLCAAGVACCVAMAMPQVHIVAYCGDLGYGVARGAEMLSLMLACGIVSRLASGVIADRIGGLRTLLLGSVLQGLALSLFLFFDGLASLYVLSALFGLVQGGIVPSYAVIVRESFPASEAGTRVGIVLMATLVGMALGGWLSGVIFDLTGSYAAAFLNGMLWNLANVLIMVSLLARRRARLATV
- a CDS encoding ABC transporter substrate-binding protein, translated to MPHSRPSSRTLRGGLAALCLAWGGMCGGALAQDLTIGVANPVASVDPHISNTTSNFALTAHLFDALVRRDAALQLQPGLAESWRPISDTVWEFRLRRDVAWHDGQPFTAEDVAATFARVPTIPTGGGYSYAVRPIRRVEVVDAHTLRLHLDRPNPLLPNDLASVQIIARHAVEGPLPDQFNTGRAAIGTGPYRFAGFRPGQGAQFTRNEAYWGDAEPWARVDYRFLPNDGARSAAILAGDVDVIDQVPSNDLARLKREPRLRVSETPGVRVIYLQPDFSRQGPVPGVTDHQGRPLERNPFLDRRVRRALDLAIDRQALASRVMEGSAIPTAQWLPEGTYSHNPELRVVPADPAAARRLLAEAGFPEGFRLVLSTPNDRYPGDARTAQAVAQFWTRIGVRTEVEALPWASYLARGPKQEFGFRLGGWGSSTGEASSLLRNVVGTYDREKGWGSPNFSRYSNPELDALTERALTTQDDAAREAILREAVALEARELGILPLFLLQNAWTTRQGLTYAARADEQTLATAVRPAP
- a CDS encoding DUF4011 domain-containing protein, whose translation is MADAPVSVFQGDLPILTKLERARAELLDMSARNRLLNVPRFSQTARTVDVVDERSAEVFRLLVRDGKALIFLPGRETAQEKAEADTKTKAEAELFLPELPQPEESETLEERGTASRHADTRLQTRMTSKGLQKRLLDLYGDARTLEEEQGVNVLYLALGLLKWIDPQNPANIRHAPLVLVPVTLERGTAGERFRLRARPEDLSANLSLEAYLDRIHTLKLPELDPGEDFDPAAYFDEVAKAIETKEGWEVKPDDIVLGFFSFAKFLMYRDLDPANWPQNETIADRPMIRALLADGFDGAQELLHEDTPIDRHIAPAEMLHIVDCDSSQTLAVHDVRQGRNLVIQGPPGTGKSQTISNIIASAIADGKTVLFVAEKMAALEVVKRRLDMAGLGDACLELHSNKANKRSFLDELRRTWNLGTPKGDRPDALTRRLTEARDVLNAHVERIHRVHPVAGLTPYQVFGQLARLQQDGRRPVDFDLPAAPSWSREDVADRQALVGEMAERVLDIGLPDRHPWRGVGLDVVLPTNVERLMVRLTALLHQLGGWNAMQAELAQGLEADMPPSFAAAQRLTALGRRVASAPDMDPAALGWPHWSDKAGEVMRLLATGHDFDRFSAGLEGRVTPAGLEASVTDAITAFASLPPAFGAAAFDHVRQLRGALPRLLAGADQLDAELGRPGGERTLASLERLIATGERVAAAPDASPEAFAATVWDHGVEQAGDLAEAVASLERAKASLGDSLLDAAWTTDVSRARQALATHTGFLKMLNGEWRQANALLRTLVRDPNAPLPELLERLDTLSKGQAAIRTIREGHEFGKSAFGADWRGEKSASAPLIALVDWMRTLRGLGAEPRMIAGRTPQRSALSQMTSALKALYTEVRGRLVSLRTEAGGGASSLFGEGMSDERAVLPDLAARIISLAEADEVACAAAPAAVQLPDRLEILRRIAARQDASRAIEDSASLGAAAFGRAWKGERSDWRGLAKAAQWIMSNQDIRELASRVAGRGELIETLQRVETGQQELVKDIEEVFASLRADMASLFGKERLDVLPLVELATRLREWLAHREQLSKWVSYRERADRAPRGRPDAPRAAPAGRSPGTHRCPPLLPDGLLRGPAGQSGGGGPGTRPL
- a CDS encoding DUF3320 domain-containing protein, whose product is MQDGRLAPTDALPSFQMAYYEALLANLVGADPELGRFDGALHGARAREFAELDLQRIDAARLEVVRAHHSRIPAQVGMGPVGVLRAEIARRRGHMPIRQLVQRAGPAIQALKPVMMMSPLSVAQFLTPGTMSFDLLVMDEASQIQPVDALGAIARSRQVVVVGDERQLPPTRFFAKMTGGDVEDDEDGASVADIESILGLFMARGLPQRMLRWHYRSRHQSLIAVSNHQFYESKLFIVPSPFTREAGMGLTFRHVPDGVFDSGGTGTNAAEAKLVAQEVIHHAKTSPGHSLGVATFSSRQRRAIQDELEILRRLNPDTEKFFHSHPGEPFFIKNLENVQGDERDVIMISVGYGRNANGTFSMRFGPLGADGGERRLNVLISRAKRRCEVFASITDEDIDLERVKGKGVFALKLFLHYARTGRLDVAHRSGREQDSILEEQIGRALQDRGYQVHPQVGIAGFFIDLAIADAERPGRYLLGIECDGAAYHSSRSARDRDRLRQAVLEDHGWIIHRVWGSDWFQRPMEQLERIAMAIEAARAELAERERAGSLGGRAVPLDVVTLERSQVLEGDNEIAETSAVGASPYREAMPQVPLGQEMHEVASGRMAELVEQVVAVEGPVHLDEVVVRLRTAWGLQRAGGRIQAAVERGAEVGVQRGKLIRDGEFLLIPGQSIAVRDRSGVLATSLRKLDVLPPQEVEAAVLQVARTGLGASPDEIGAAVPRLLGFKLVSAQLRQLVSAAVARLEGAGRLTQQAGLLMAAEDVQDRSATE